AACACCCCTAGTTTCCAAGACAATGACCTATAAACATTTCTATTTTTAATAAAACTTCAATATAACTTTTTCACAATTCACAAATAATCTCTGTagtcatataaatctctaaaatgatgttgtcatcattaagttaattaccctttaatttttatagtgatgatgtcataattttatattaatttaattaaaaaataatacgaaatcttttataaaatgaaATACTAACCTCTCCTAAATTGTAAAATCTTCTACATAACACctaaattttaaagcatattgtacaacttttatataataattgtattttaattttataataaaatttaaaaggcatttattattacaaataataattattattattagaatataaatactcaactttgagcaaactttattattattatttacttttaatataataattataattataattattatattattaatatttaaatatgaattctttttacgaaattaattacgttacatatgtatgcgaaaatacatatttatgtatatttgtaaaaacaacgacaagtttcttagtcaaacggccggtcattaaaataaatgactttagcatttacattcacttaatacctaaaacatgttattaaattgtttcgtttaaacaaacccgtgatttcacgggtcatttcactagtcatGTAATATTCTACAATATTCTACCTGAGTGCAAGTTCCGGAAAGATGAAGGTGGATAAGTGGCTTAAAACTCCGAGTACAGTGGCAACCCTAATTAATAAAGAAACCGGTCTATTAGGgttaaaatctcacatcctttttgGTTTTGTATTCCACTATTTATAATAATTACAAGGAATGAAATATGGATACAAATAAATACATAAGAAAATAAATTTAATACACAAATACAAATTCTTGTTCCCTAAGTCTCGGTGGTGACTTGGTGATCAAGATCACCGTTAATACCCCCTCAAGCGAATAGGTGGCGGGCCAACTTGAAACTTGGAACGAAAAGACTTAAACAAAGGTCTCGGCAAACTCTTTGTGAAGATATCGGCGAGCTGGAAATGTGTAGGCACAAATTTCGTGTACAACTTCCCAGAAGAGACCAACTCACGAACAAAATGATAGTCGATGTCTATGTGCTTAGATCGTTTGTGAGAAATAGGATTCTGACTGAGAAAGGGGGCACTTTTTTATCACATAAAATAGTCGGACGATCAGGAGGCAATATATAAAGCTCACGCAAAAGATGCGTAATCCACACAATCTCAGCAGCAGTCTTTGCCAATACCCGATACTCAGATTCACAGCTCGAACGAGCAACAGTTGGTTTCTTTTTAGCACTCCAACTAACTAAATTACAACCAAGAAAGATAGAATACCCATAAGTGGACCTTCGTGTTTCAATATAGCGAGCCCAATCGGCATCAGAATAACCAAGATTGGAAGTGTTTGGAGAACGATGAAAAATCAACCCATAATGTAGCGTGCCCTTAATATAATGAATAATGTGTTTTACAGCCTGAAAATGATCAAGAGTCGGAGCATGAAGAAATTGACTAACTTGATTAACCGCATAAGAGATGTCCGGACGAGTAATAGTGAGATACTGCAAAGCACCAACAAGCGAGCTATAATAAGTGGGATCATCAAATGGAATCCCACCAGTGGTAAATGAAGCGACAGTTGGTAGAAGTGTGGAAATAGGTTTACTATCCAACAACTGAGCACGAACTAAAATATCATATGCATATTTAGATTGACTAAGAAACAATCTCGAGTCTGTATACGTAACTTCGAGGCCTAGAAAATAGCTTAGTTTTCCAAGATCTTTGATAGCAAATTCCTGATGAAGACGTGTAATGAAGCCATCAATGATGGAAGAATTATTTCCGGTAagaataatatcatcaacataaacgagTAGATAAAGAACACACGTACCCTTTTTATAAACAAACAAAGAAGGGTCCGCACGACTACAAGTAAAACCAAggaaaacaagaaaaacaagaaaaACACTCAACCGCTGGAACCACGCACGAGGAGCTTGCttaagtccatataaggctttctttAGTTTACAAACATGTCTCGAAAATCTAGGATCAATAAAACCAGGAGGTTGCTCCATAAGAAAATTTCAGTAAGATGACCATTCAAGAACGCATTTTTAGCATCtagttgatgtaaatgccatttatgAAGCATAGCTAAAGAAAGAATAATACCCACAGTTGAAGCTTTCATAACTGGACTGAAAGTCACAGAATAATCAAGACTAGGAACTTGAGTTAATCCTTGAGCAACAAGACGAGCTTTAAGTCGATCAACAGTACCATCGGCATTGAATTTTGTACGAAACACGCACTTTGAACCAACTATATTACCTTGTGGTGGTCGAGGAACGAGATCCCAAGTACGATTCACATGTAAGGCATCAATCTCCTCTTCCATAGCTTGGAACCAAACAGGATGTTTAGATGCCGACTTAAACCCCTTTGGTTCACGAGTAGTAAGCAAAGCATGATGAAGTGGAGAGCAAGAGAGTTGTGCCATGTCAACAATATATTTAGGCTTAAAAATACCAACTGTGGATCGTGTAGTCATGGGATGAGTTGCAACAGGTGCAGTTGTTGGAACCACCGAAGGTTGAGTATCAGAACCTTTATTGTCATAAGCAGGCTCAGTAGAAGGTTAAGAAGCCTCGATAGCTACTGAAGGTGAAGAGGCATCAAAATCTGTGACAACCGGAGTAGAATCCGAGAGTGTAGCCGAAACAGATGACTCGGGACATAATGAACATGATGACAACTTGTTCATACTAGGAACCGTAGTGGTtgaagatgtgatgacccggaaatttccgaccaaatttaaacttaatctttatatgtttccgatacgataagcgaagtatgtaatgttgagtctagaaaattttgaaacgatgttcatattaaATTGAccctcgaccattcccgacgattcacgaacaactatttgtaaataaatatatatataattaaatgtatataaataataattgggaatattatttgaaatattataggaTTTAATGGtaggaattaaatatgtaaaataatatgcgatgtaataaaaattattatgttgttaaatatatatatatatatatatatatatatatatatatatatatatatacctaataatacttgtaaatatataatattatatttatttatttaaaaagatataattaatataattatttacttaaactttttaattaagattggttatatataaataaagacatAAATAGAATATCggatacatataaatatatgtatatatataaattacagatgtatatttatataaatgcctaaacaaataaatatatatatacgattatatacaaatacataaagatATATACGAATATATAGAATTATATGAAAACAGATATAtcttatctatatacatatatactgagttatatatatacatatttatattaggAATCAGTTTGGAAttcatattatatatagatatacgtattataaacagatatatatatatataaatatcgttaaatacaaaatatatatacaaataatgcaCGATTCTGATTAGCATAACTCTTAAACTGTTCTTAATTGATTCCTCACTCTATAAAGTCGTACAATTCATGGAATCAGGCACATAAACTAGACAAAATCTGTTGGCTGTTCCAATcgacttttttatttttttattttaatttagtaCCTGCTCAAAATGCTTGTCGACCTCATTTTGCTACAAAACAAAATAATTGAATTTTTAATGCTATAATAACCTTCCAATATCACTTTAGGTATATCTATTACTGCAATGAAGAATCGGaaacagaaaaatcaaacttacagCTCCTTTTATCTCTGTTCTTACTCGTTTTATTCAACTGTTCAAATcgaatgattttttgaaaagtaatAATGCAATTCTGTCGGGAATCCTTTAATCaaacttcctgcaaagtttcaTGATCCAATTTTTGATATTCGTcttgaatttcggagtcaaagttttaaattttgaaagtcaacaaatgttctttGATCGAATTCGAAGTCTCTGAGATGTTTCTTGTTAAATTAACGATTTGAAAAGTTTCCTGGGAAGATTTAGGATCTATTTCATGTACGAACTTGGATCTAAAAACGTCTTAAACTCAATTTCGGCATTtgagtttatttatttttttctcgtGGTAGTCACTGTTTtactctttttattttttattgtttCGCGTTTGTTAATAAATTTTCTTTATCATATAACATCTAGGAATTTATTTTACATTTAAAAACAATCAAAACAAGTCTCTGTTTGATAGAAAGAGAGTTCTGGTCGATGTAAGTTTCATGAGGAAGATGATAAAAAGGGGAAACAGAATAATAGGCTTAAATAAATTCGGTTTGCGGTTTAAACAGATGAAACAGGATAGAGGAACGGTTAAGTGATGGTGTCaggttcgagaggtcgggggttcaagccCCAGCCTGGGCaacattttttttaaaagcctGTTTAAATGAGGTagctatttaattattattattacttttaaattttattattaatattattattaatattattattagtattgttattgttatgatgattataaattgttattattaatagtgctatgattattaaaaatattactattaatactaatattatcattttaattattagtatcaccattataattattattataagtattagcattattattatgattatgattattattatcattattaggaagacAATACAACCTAattttattatcatcaatattagtattattaccgtacttataattgatactatcataagaattattattaaggtaatcactattattattactagcctgattatcattaatataagtattactactagtattataattagggTTACGAATTAATGTTATAGAAACTTTAGTTATTATTCTAGAAATTATACATGAAGATTTTATTATATTGATCaacgaaagtattattattaaggttaccaCTAGTAATGaggttgttataattattattattattactattaagtattaggtattattatcaaaattattattttcatcaccATTACTAGTAAATTATATatgttattaaaaactactattattactatgaattttattataaaaactattattaatattatcatatatagaattattaacactattatcattattattagtattatcattattattattatcacctaaagtattatcttagtattattaaaatactactttaaaaaTCAAATGATATTTATACATGAAtacaattaatacatataacacagcaaaacttaatatttttatgtaccaaatgaatatatatatatatatatacatatatatatatatatatatatatatatatatatatatatattattattaatataaaaagtatatagctagtaaatcgatatatattttttcgattacaattatgtgtattaataaatatacatatgatataggttcgtgaatccgaggccaaccctgcattgttcaatatagtcatatgtatttttactacaaaatacagtatggtgagtttcatttacctttttaccctttatatttttgggctgagaatacatgcgctgcttttataactgttttacgaaatagacacgagtaaatgaaactacattctatggttggattattaaatcgaatatgcccctttttattaagtctggtaatctaagaattagggaacagacaccctaattgacgcgaactctaaagatagatctatcgggcccaacaagctccatccaaagtaccggatgctttagtacttcgaaatttatatcatgtccgaaggaggatcccggaatgatgggaatattcttatatgcatattgtgaatgtcgattaccaggtgttcaatccatatgaatgatatttttgtctctatgcatgggacgtatgtttatgagaaatggaaatatgaaatcttgtggtctattaaaaattgtgaaatgattatttatattaaactaatgaactcaccaaccttttggttgacactttaaagcatgtttattctcaggtatgaaagaagtcttccgctgtacattagctcattttaaagatattatttggagtcattcatggaatatttcaaaagatgttgcattcgagtcgttaagttcatcaagattatttttaagtcaattatagctagatgtattatgaaatggtatgcatgccatcaacttttgatgtaatgaaagattgtattttcaaaaacgaatataatgtttgtaaatgtatcatatagaggtcaagtacctcgtgatgtaatcaactgttgtgaatcatttatattcaatatggacttcgtccggatggattaggacgggtcttcacagttggtatcagagcggtggtcttagcgaaccaggtcttgcattagtgtgtctaactggtagttgttaggatgcattaatgagtctagacttcgacctaatagttgttaggatatattaataagtctggacttgaacctggtctgcatgtcaaaagttttgcttatcatttcgtgtcgaaaatcatttacttatcatccttaggaaattacctactcattacttttagtctagacacgttttactgcattgactgcatgaatagtgtatagacaaaattcataccttagcgtatctgataattcatatcttagcgtatctgttactatagactttgactgacatcttccgaaaatttctccataaTTTAAGGGATCTAGtagtatatatatctatgcatgttatgcattgagaatactctCCCACTATCACTTGCTATCAAATCTTTTCATACCGAAATTTTTTTTCTGTAATagtgtaagatggcctctacgaatcgaccaaattcctctgactccgaagacagcgtgacgggagcacaccaaccgatcaactaccgtgattactggagaaaatgagggtgggttcgcgacatacttaccctatggagaagggaagaaggtactcaatatcatgaaccgaatctaccacctaacattggagtactcgacccgctcaccggcgaacctgttcgcaacaccgtttataccctttttgcaagaatttttcgtcttgaggctaccattaacggaactagagaagatatccgacctctacctcacactgataaccaaccagtgttagtagaagaagttaaagaacttcgagctcgagtgttaactttagagagcacggtacacaatttgcaagcaccagcagtatcaccaacaccggtaacatcaccagcctcagcaccaacagcaccagtaccaccaacaacccaagtctcaacattctacgcctcaacatctcactccgtatctcgagtataatcatcgttctacatatcgttctacatcaattatcttcgtccttcatggcgattaagtaatctctaatgttttagagattatgtattctagttctaacgataaatcaaatgagattaatatcatattaactcattaaatccatgattgcatctgaagaaaatatatatgtatatatgttttcataaagattgtaattaaaaattcttttgtacaaaccatttatggtgaaaatattttaacgggtaggtaatacccggggaatatttagatctcacattaataaattatactgtacattcttcgaacctgaatcaacagtcatttactatcctacctacatccatagatatacgaatctgttcaccccgaaatagccattttcattcaatttcatatttggattttgacctatcagaatccgacaagtggcataatgaagaaaatattggacaaaataaaataaaatttgttagaaacagacaaactaactatgagaaattttgttaagaatccacgctaactattcctagttaattgttcctagctaactgattacattttatttgtcgcaatttaattatcgcaatttatttta
The window above is part of the Rutidosis leptorrhynchoides isolate AG116_Rl617_1_P2 chromosome 1, CSIRO_AGI_Rlap_v1, whole genome shotgun sequence genome. Proteins encoded here:
- the LOC139844837 gene encoding uncharacterized mitochondrial protein AtMg00810-like; translation: MAQLSCSPLHHALLTTREPKGFKSASKHPVWFQAMEEEIDALHVNRTWDLVPRPPQGNIVGSKCVFRTKFNADGTVDRLKARLVAQGLTQVPSLDYSVTFSPVMKASTVGIILSLAMLHKWHLHQLDAKNAFLNGHLTEIFLWSNLLVLLILDFRDIRADPSLFVYKKGTCVLYLLVYVDDIILTGNNSSIIDGFITRLHQEFAIKDLGKLSYFLGLEVTYTDSRLFLSQSKYAYDILVRAQLLDSKPISTLLPTVASFTTGGIPFDDPTYYSSLVGALQYLTITRPDISYAVNQVSQFLHAPTLDHFQAVKHIIHYIKGTLHYGLIFHRSPNTSNLGYSDADWARYIETRRSTYGYSIFLGCNLVSWSAKKKPTVARSSCESEYRVLAKTAAEIVWITHLLRELYILPPDRPTILCDKKVPPFSVRILFLTNDLST